GCCTATGTCAACCGTCATAGCCGTACCGCCGGTAAAGTCTATATCAAAATTCAATATACCCTTAGACTGCACGCCGTTTATAACCATTGCTCCTATCCCTACGGCAATGCATATTATGGAAACGGCAAAGAATTTCATCCTGTTTTCAACTATCTGAATATTTTTGATTTTCAAAACCCTTCGCCTCCTTAAACGCTTTTCAATCCGTTTTTGCCGTCTTTGGGAATAAGCCCGTAAAAAGACGGCTTGTCCAGTCCGGCTCCAATCATCGCTTTTAATATCAGCCTTGTTACTACAATGGCCGTAAACATAGAAAGCGCGATACCTATCATAAGCGTCTGTGCAAATCCGCGTATTGTTCCCGTTCCCATAACATAAAGCACAACGGCCGCAATAAACGTTGTTATATTCCCGTCAAGGATTGCCGACAACGCTCTCGAAAATCCTGTTTTGACTGAATTTTTCATATTCTTGCCTGCCTGCATTTCTTCTTTTATTCTTTCAAAAATAATTACGTTGGCGTCTACAGCCATGCCTATTGAAAGTATAATTCCGGCAATTCCCGAAAGGGTCAGCGTAACGTTAAACATGTTAAGGGCAATTACCTCCAAGCCTATATATATGCATAGCGCCCAGTCCGCCGCAAACCCGCATCCGCGGTAAGAAAAAAGCATAAATAAAAGTACAAGCGCAACGCCTATTACGGCGGCTTTAACGCTTGTTGAAACGGCGTCGGCGCCAAGCCTTGCGCCTACGTTATTCATCTCTATAACCGTAAGGTTAAATGGCAGAGAGCCTTCGTTTATCCTTGCCGCCGTTTCCTGCGCTTCCTCATTTGTAAAACCGCCCGTTATGCTTGCCCTTCCGTCCGTAATAACGGAATTCACCATAGGCGCGCTCACTACTTCCCCATCCATTACAATGGCAATCATCTTGCCCAGATTATTTTTTGTAGCCTCGGCAAAAAGCTCTTTGCCTTCTTCTGTAAATTCCAACGCGATATACGGTTCGCTTTGCCCGTTGCTGCCTGCGTCGCCGACTTCCCTCGACGCTTTCTTAACGTCGGCTCCGGTTAAAAGCACATTGCCGTTTTCATCTATAAACTCAAGCTGCGCCGTCTTTCCGAGTTCTTCAACGGCCGTTTCAACGTCGTCTATTCCCGGTATTTCCACACGCACCCTGTTTTCGCCCTGAAGCGACGCTTCCCCTTCCGACCAGCCTTTCCTGTCAAGCCTGCCCTGTATAAGGGATACTGCCTTTTCCATCTCTTCCGGCGTCACATCCTCTTTTTCGGCCTGATATACGATTGAGGCCCCGCCGCTTAAATCAAGGCCCAGCTTTATATTGCCCATGCTTAAAAGCCTTCCCCCGCCTATGCCGAAAACGGCGACGGCGCACAATATTACAGCCGCGGCTAAAAGCAACGCCAACCCTGCTATGCTTTTACCTTTCATAATGTCATTCCTCCTCAAATGCTTTGGCCTTAATCATTATTGCGCATTCAATCCTCTTTTTCTGGAGGTCGCATCCTATTTTATACGGGTTTAAAAGCCCCCCGCCAAGCTGGTAGGCATTGGCCGCACACCCGCCGCTGCAGTAAAATCTTGCCCAGCATTTTTTACATTCTTCTTTTGCATAAACGTTGCAGTTTGAAAATTCTTCCCTCAGCTTTGGCGTTTTAACTCCGTCAAAAACATCTCCCATTTTAAATCCTTCAAGCCCTACAAACTGGTGGCATGGGTAAAGCTCTCCTGAAGGCGTAACGGCAAGGTATTCCGTACCGGCCCCGCATCCTGACAGCCTTTTGGCGACGCATGGTCCTCCGGAAAGGTCAATATTAAAGTGGAAGAAATTGAAATCCCTCTTTCCGCCTTCCTTATGTCTTTCATAAAGCTCAGCGGCAAGCTTTTCATACTCTCTGCATATCGTTTCTATGTCGTCCTCGCGTATTGCGTAAACATCGTCCTCCGTACCCACAACAGGCTCGACGCTTATCTGCTTAAATCCCAAATCGGCCATATGGAGCACGTCTTTGCTGAAATCAAGGTTATTCCTTGTAAACGTCCCCCTTATATAATAATCAGTCTGCCCGCGGCTTTCGGCAAGTTTTTGGAATTTAGGCACTATAATGTCATAACTTCCCTGCCCGCCCGCACGGGGACGCATTTTATCATTAATTTCTTTCCTCCCGTCTAAGCTTATAACAACGTTCTGCATATTTTCATTGATATAATCCATAATTTCGTCATTAAGAAGTATACCGTTAGTAGTTATTGTAAAGCGGAAATTTTTGTTATGAATTTTTT
This genomic window from Anaerotignum faecicola contains:
- the secD gene encoding protein translocase subunit SecD gives rise to the protein MKGKSIAGLALLLAAAVILCAVAVFGIGGGRLLSMGNIKLGLDLSGGASIVYQAEKEDVTPEEMEKAVSLIQGRLDRKGWSEGEASLQGENRVRVEIPGIDDVETAVEELGKTAQLEFIDENGNVLLTGADVKKASREVGDAGSNGQSEPYIALEFTEEGKELFAEATKNNLGKMIAIVMDGEVVSAPMVNSVITDGRASITGGFTNEEAQETAARINEGSLPFNLTVIEMNNVGARLGADAVSTSVKAAVIGVALVLLFMLFSYRGCGFAADWALCIYIGLEVIALNMFNVTLTLSGIAGIILSIGMAVDANVIIFERIKEEMQAGKNMKNSVKTGFSRALSAILDGNITTFIAAVVLYVMGTGTIRGFAQTLMIGIALSMFTAIVVTRLILKAMIGAGLDKPSFYGLIPKDGKNGLKSV
- the scfB gene encoding thioether cross-link-forming SCIFF peptide maturase; the encoded protein is MIHKFSMNGVNVIIDVASGAVHVVDKIVYDLVDEFGKCSDDEIIRKFSDTYGADEIKEALSEIEELKNKGMIFTEDGYVDVLDMVAARDPVVKALCLHIAHDCNLKCVYCFAEEGEYHGKRELMSAEVGKAAIDFIIKNSGSRHNLEVDFFGGEPLMNFGVVKEIVEYGRSQEKIHNKNFRFTITTNGILLNDEIMDYINENMQNVVISLDGRKEINDKMRPRAGGQGSYDIIVPKFQKLAESRGQTDYYIRGTFTRNNLDFSKDVLHMADLGFKQISVEPVVGTEDDVYAIREDDIETICREYEKLAAELYERHKEGGKRDFNFFHFNIDLSGGPCVAKRLSGCGAGTEYLAVTPSGELYPCHQFVGLEGFKMGDVFDGVKTPKLREEFSNCNVYAKEECKKCWARFYCSGGCAANAYQLGGGLLNPYKIGCDLQKKRIECAIMIKAKAFEEE